The following proteins are encoded in a genomic region of Glycine soja cultivar W05 chromosome 17, ASM419377v2, whole genome shotgun sequence:
- the LOC114393956 gene encoding protein SUPPRESSOR OF MAX2 1-like, with protein MRAGLSTIQQTLTPEAASVLNHSIAEAGRRNHGQTTPLHVAATLLASPSGFLRQACIKSHPNSSHPLQCRALELCFSVALERLPTSQNTGSSMEPPISNALMAALKRAQAHQRRGYPEQQQQPLLAVKVELEQLIISILDDPSVSRVMREASFSSPAVKATIEQSLNAVPATVNSGLGFRPSAVAPVNSAPGRNLYLNPRLQQQGSAAQHRGDEVKRILDILHRTKKRNPILVGESEPEAAIKEVIKKIENKELGEGGFANAHVIHLEKELPSDKAQIPARLQELGDLIESRIGNSGCGGVFVDLGDLKWLVEQPVGFGVGGGLGNMQQLTLAEAGRAAVAEIGRLVSKFGEGGAGRLWLLGTATCETYLRCQVYHPTMENDWDLQAVPITSRAPLPGIFPRLGTNGILGTSLESLLPLKTLSTTTIPSLRRASENIDPSAVSICCPQCMQSCEQEVAEMLEETKKSDTELKSEAAKPSLPQWLQNAKTNNDNGKVMDQAQNQEVNVKKRTKEIQKKWHDSCLSLHPKFHQLNVSTETLVPTPLSMTGLYNMNLLGRQFQPKILRNKNLGTSLQLSSNPTPIHPPEHAVSPKQMPVTTDLVLGQTKPADAVPEETHKEGINDFLSCLSSESQDKFDELQSKKLIDADSFKKLLKGLTEKVWWQQDAASAVASTVTQCKLGNGKRRSKGDTWLLFVGPDRIGKKKMAAALSELASGSNPIIIPLAQRRGDAGDSDAPHLRGKTALDRIAEAIRRNPLSVIVLEDIDEANILLRGSIRRAMEQGRFPDSHGREISLGNVMFILTANWLPEDFRCLSNESLLDEEKLENLAKGGWQLRISAGKRASKRRPSWLSDEDRSLKPRKEVNSGVSFDLNEAAADAAEDDRGDGSLNSSDFTVEHEDNYHDVGGSLSAVPRELLDSVDDAIVFKPLNFDLLRRNFSSSIAKRFSSVVGNGVSIEVQGEALDKITSGVWLGQTTIDEWMDKVLVPCFHQLKKNLNSSTHDHDSSMLFRLEDDGYSDRRGSQEWLPATVRVVGE; from the exons ATGAGAGCCGGACTAAGCACCATCCAGCAAACCCTAACGCCCGAGGCGGCGAGCGTTCTCAACCACTCAATCGCGGAGGCCGGCCGGCGAAACCACGGCCAAACCACTCCGCTCCACGTGGCGGCGACCCTCCTCGCCTCTCCCTCGGGCTTCCTCCGCCAAGCCTGCATAAAATCTCACCCCAATTCCTCTCACCCTCTTCAGTGCAGAGccttggagctatgcttcagcGTGGCGCTGGAGCGGTTGCCTACTTCTCAGAACACGGGCTCTTCCATGGAGCCGCCAATCTCCAATGCCTTGATGGCGGCCCTGAAGCGGGCCCAGGCCCACCAGCGCCGAGGCTACCCGGAGCAACAGCAGCAGCCACTCCTTGCCGTGAAAGTCGAACTCGAACAGTTAATCATATCCATCCTCGACGATCCCAGCGTGAGCAGGGTCATGAGAGAAGCCAGTTTTTCAAGCCCCGCCGTTAAAGCCACCATCGAACAGTCCCTCAACGCCGTCCCCGCCACCGTTAATTCCGGATTGGGATTCCGGCCAAGCGCGGTGGCTCCGGTGAATTCCGCCCCGGGGCGGAATTTATATCTGAACCCGCGGCTACAACAGCAGGGGAGTGCTGCACAGCACAGGGGCGATGAAGTGAAACGAATTTTGGATATTTTGCATAGGACGAAGAAGAGGAACCCGATCTTGGTCGGGGAATCGGAGCCCGAGGCCGCGATCAaagaagtgataaaaaaaattgagaacaaGGAATTGGGAGAAGGGGGTTTCGCGAATGCTCACGTGATTCATTTGGAGAAGGAGCTTCCGAGTGACAAGGCGCAGATACCCGCGAGGCTGCAGGAGTTGGGGGATTTGATTGAGAGCAGGATTGGGAATTCTGGGTGTGGAGGGGTTTTCGTTGACTTGGGTGACTTGAAGTGGCTGGTGGAGCAGCCTGTGGGGTTCGGCGTTGGCGGTGGTTTGGGAAACATGCAGCAACTGACCCTCGCGGAGGCGGGCAGGGCGGCGGTAGCCGAGATAGGGAGGTTGGTGAGCAAGTTCGGTGAGGGTGGCGCTGGGAGGCTTTGGTTGTTAGGTACTGCTACTTGTGAGACTTACTTGAGGTGTCAGGTTTATCATCCTACCATGGAAAATGATTGGGATCTTCAGGCAGTGCCAATTACCTCCAGAGCACCTCTCCCTGGAATCTTTCCCAG GCTTGGGACCAATGGTATTCTTGGTACTTCGCTCGAGTCTTTGTTGCCGTTAAAGACCTTGTCCACTACAACAATCCCTTCACTGAGGCGTGCTTCTGAGAACATAGATCCTTCTGCAGTATCAATTTGTTGCCCACAATGTATGCAGAGCTGCGAGCAAGAAGTAGCAGAAATGTTGGAAGAAACTAAGAAATCAGATACTGAGCTCAAATCAGAGGCAGCTAAACCGTCCCTTCCACAGTGGTTACAGAATGCTAAAACTAATAATGATAACGGCAAAGTAATGGATCAGGCTCAG AACCAAGAAGTGAATGTGAAGAAGAGGACTAAAGAAATACAGAAGAAATGGCACGATTCCTGTTTGAGTTTGCATCCTAAATTTCATCAGCTAAATGTGAGCACAGAGACACTTGTTCCAACTCCTTTGTCAATGACTGGCCTATACAATATGAATTTACTGGGGCGCCAATTCCAACCCAAGATACTGCGGAATAAAAATCTCGGAACCTCTTTGCAATTGAGCTCAAATCCAACGCCAATCCACCCACCAGAGCATGCGGTGAGCCCAAAGCAAATGCCTGTAACAACCGACCTGGTCCTTGGGCAAACAAAGCCAGCTGATGCCGTTCCAGAAGAAACACATAAAGAAGGCATTAATGACTTCTTGAGCTGCCTCTCTTCCGAGTCACAAGACAAGTTCGATGAATTACAGAGCAAAAAGCTGATTGATGCGGACTCTTTCAAGAAGCTCTTGAAAGGCCTGACAGAAAAGGTGTGGTGGCAGCAGGATGCAGCATCAGCAGTGGCCAGCACAGTAACACAATGCAAACTGGGTAATGGAAAAAGACGCTCCAAGGGTGACACGTGGTTACTGTTCGTGGGTCCTGACAGAATTGGCAAGAAGAAAATGGCAGCAGCTCTTTCTGAGCTGGCATCTGGGTCCAACCCAATAATAATACCCCTGGCGCAACGCCGTGGGGATGCAGGAGACTCTGATGCCCCTCATCTCCGTGGAAAAACAGCACTTGATCGAATAGCAGAGGCCATAAGAAGGAACCCACTTTCTGTCATTGTGCTTGAGGACATTGATGAAGCCAACATCCTTCTTCGTGGGAGCATAAGAAGAGCCATGGAACAAGGCCGGTTCCCGGATTCCCACGGCCGTGAAATCAGTCTTGGAAATGTCATGTTTATCCTCACTGCTAATTGGTTGCCGGAGGACTTCAGGTGCCTCTCAAACGAGTCTCTACTGGATGAAGAAAAGCTTGAAAATTTAGCCAAAGGAGGGTGGCAATTACGCATATCAGCAGGTAAGAGAGCATCAAAACGAAGACCTAGTTGGCTATCCGATGAAGACAGGTCCTTGAAGCCTCGTAAAGAGGTGAACTCAGGTGTATCGTTTGATCTTAACGAAGCTGCTGCTGATGCAGCAGAGGACGACAGGGGAGATGGTTCCCTCAATTCAAGTGACTTCACAGTGGAACATGAAGACAACTATCATGATGTAGGAGGGTCACTCTCAGCAGTACCACGTGAGCTGTTGGATTCTGTGGACGATGCCATTGTCTTCAAGCCCTTGAATTTCGATCTCCTTCGCCGGAATTTCTCGTCATCCATCGCAAAGAGGTTCTCCTCGGTGGTCGGGAATGGGGTGTCAATTGAAGTGCAGGGAGAGGCTCTTGACAAGATCACCAGTGGAGTGTGGTTAGGCCAAACCACCATTGATGAGTGGATGGACAAAGTGTTGGTTCCTTGTTTCCACCAACtgaaaaagaatttgaattcaAGCACCCATGACCATGACTCTTCCATGCTGTTTAGGCTCGAAGATGATGGCTACTCCGATCGCCGGGGCTCCCAAGAGTGGCTACCTGCTACTGTGAGAGTGGTGGGAGAATAG